gaggatctGATGGTGGTTTAGGGTCATAGTGGTGACATGGGACAGGagggtttttctttttgggtttctttttccttgtgggTGCATAATCATCGTcttcttcccaatcatcccagcagggacaatttgggtcacacatgccggaaccaggggcatcccataggaaatggccATTGTGTTTGGCTGGATAAACAGGGTAGCCTTGAGAATTAAACCCTGTAATGGGCAGATCTTCCTGCGCTGTCTGAACAgctgtgatcattgaagaataggtaaaggagagcctaggaggctcttgtggagcactgggaggtggtttaaaagtcattctgACTGTTCCATCATGTCGTCTTTCAAACATGCCTTCAGAggtctgaattggagctgtattgttatggaactgttcatagttggagatccattcaagaggcataagcttgaTGAGCTCATGACGGGGAATTTGTCGGGGAATCTGGATGATTGTCGGGATCTGGTCAGATTCTGCTAACACCATGAGGGTGTCAGAGTGGTGttctggagtttgatggatggGATAGGAACTGTAGTATCAAGGGAGAGtaactgttggtggaaaatcacTTGAGACTGGTCACTATCGGAGTCAGAGGAATTTTGTAGTGCGAACACTGTTTCATCgttgggttcatcttgttcagagaaatagaattccaaTTCATCTTTGGCAGGAGAGTAGTCTGTGGTTGCTTGAAGATGTTCAACCAACCGGAtggccttttctcttttgttgggacaatctttggcatagtggccttttctcttgcagatgaaacatctgcttgattgCTTTCGTTTGAATTCTCTGGAGGAGGAAGATTTCTTTCTGAAGAACTGGTAGGGCTTTCGGGATCTGCGAGgtttggatgaaaattctggagttttgaattttcgaAAATGCcgttttttctttgaactgcaatcgcaatcctttttcttgtggcatttgatctgtaaataaggctttttgcaagcactgcggaaaggttctttgtctttcaacagttctttgaaaaactgtttttgctcgcaaagtttgtcaagacaggttttggcaagctggaagattttgccaagGGAGATGTTGTCTAGGGAAAGATTGGATGCTGTAAGTTGTCTCTGGATGTCAGGTTGGAGTTCTTCGGGGAGGGAAGccagaaagacatgctttaatgtcggctcattgaatccattaagcttatagaacagCAGGGACATTCGCTtataatggaagtcaagatccttagcattgagggagcagcatttcatgttgaggtaGTCTCGTCTggcagcttcaaagactgcagAAGGGTCgccaaggaattgatcatgaagtacAGCAAGAGCACTTGAAACTTCTGGAAGGTCAACAAACTGTAACTGGCGATATTGTCCTAacgaatcaaaccaatctcttagagcacccgtaaaacgagtagcaaattctctaaggactgattgagtTGTTGCTCCTGTTCTTAGCATCTGCAGGTCAATCCAGGCAGACATTTCATTGAGTCGGTcacgccatttatgagatggaagatcatcaaatgtgaaccatggaccatttgaCGATTTTTGACTGGGTGGATTGGGCTGGGCTGGAGAAGGTTGGTTTGTGGCAGAAGATTCAGGCATTTCGTCTTCAACTTCggagggaatatcaacatatggttctgtATGAGAGGTTTGGCCTTGATCAGGTTGAGCCATCAGGATTTTGGTAATATCAGCATAGGACTTTTCAGAGTCACTGGTGGATGCTGAAGATTCTGAGTCGGTTTCGGTATGGCTATCTGAAacagctagatttgaatcagaagtttgATCTTCAGTAGATGAATGGATGACTGCGTGAGCAGTAAATTGGTTCAtgggttctttatcttttgattggGCAGGGACTGATAAAGGAGCTGGTGGTGATGTCGGTGTAAAAGTAGGAGATGGTTGGCCAGGGATGGTCAGAGAGGAAGGATGAAGAGGGGGAGGTCGAGGCTGCGGTCTAGGTTTgggtttaggtttaggtggCGGTGGCAAAGGATTGTCTCTGaaaagagtatgagtcatgccaaataacttggaagggtCATATTGTTTAATAGGAGAGAGCATAGAGGCAAAAGGATGGTAAGTTGGACCGATAGAAGGAAtagaagtttgaaagaaataaaactcgTGTTTTTCTTACAACATGAATCCCTAAAACTCttctctctctgcaaatgaagtcctaagaaagaaaaagaataaagaattaaatttgttcattttgaaaacctaaggaagtatgctctgcacttgccttttctaaggatcctgtgcatcagaaaacttttgatcatttcttatctggtttggtaccctgttttagactaaaggaaagtctgttttgggttgtataacctgagaaaaatgttttaaaggtttttgattacagaggtatatcggctggaaacccgagcttgcggactactggtccaaagaacagttttaactgttgtagttctggtataacaacgccacgtactacTTGGGCCACGGGCCTAACTCAGCCTCAAAAGAGCTCTCGTAAGGTGAGGACTGCCTCAGCACTTATAAGTGAACACAGGAACCCAGCCTTGGGCGATGTGGGATTTCTGACTCCTTCATACTCTCCCTTTGGGCCCCCGaacaaggctctgataccaacttgGGCCACGGGCCTAACTCAGCCTCAAAAGAGCTCTCGTAAGGTGAGGACTGCCTCAGCACTTATAAGTGAACACAGGAACCCAGCCTTGGGCGATGTGGGATTTCGTAATCAAAGAGGTGGTGAAGAGTTTGCCATTGacagctttgaaatgttcttcagACTGGGTCCAATATTCTGGTGGAAGAATATGGGGGTTCAACATGCTTCGTTGGGCACCAGTATCTATAagaccaattgctggaatgggcctttggaattttgagggaaaagctctctttcgctttttcatgaaagcctaccttgtcaccgacccttttcctttttccacttTCCACCCAGAAAATCTGTTCCTTACAGGTTTAACCCTTGATCCGACCAGAGACACCACTGAAGACGTATTATGGTACACCTGGTGCCTAACAGTCCTTTATGCCACCAAGTTAGTCCTCCCCATTTCTCCCACTCTGGACCACCTCCTTAATCCAGATAACGCCACCTCCCTTACCTGGACCctacttgaatggttctcccccatcccatggtggagaaagaaaCTGCAACAACTGTCCGAAATTTACAACCTTGACCGTATGCCTGCCCCTGAAGCACAAATGTTCACAtcagtttttattattcacaggccatacttccaacatccagacacccatctcttttggactcaagatcaggtatatgaatggttcaCTGCACCACATATAGCTGTGAttgaaaatgacatacaaGACGTCCTGCACAATTACCTTTGCCAATTAAACCACCAACCTCCGCCACTTAAAGATATCTCTCACACCTCCTTAGGTCCACAACATGACCTTCTCATGATACCCACTCCATCTGCCATATCTAAACCTAAGTCCActggcatcatcatcaaagaagaacgaccagactacactgacttcctttatcaagactcacaagatccatgggaagattttcTTCCTCTGAGCCAACACCTCCACCAGTTTCCCCAACCAACAATGGATGAACCTGGCCCCTCCGTACCAGGACCCTCAACCCAATCTTCCAAACGACCAGCTCAACCAtccaaagttgacaaagccaccCAAACTTCCCCTAAGTATACTCCGCAGTGTACTCCCAGAGACTATAATTGCCCTTATCCACCATGCCGTGGTCCCTCctgtaagcatccaaagctctccaaaacTTTCTTCCAAAAGCATCCTCACTCTGGTGATACGGACCCCGATGAGACCGAAAGCTCATCCGAAGACGAGTACATGAATCtccgctctccataaagttgtttgtcttgttgctttcaataaagtagtttgtcttgttgtcaTAATGATGTTTCGCTTTATGtttgcataattattaaagtttgtttttactttaatacttttgtccaagtcatgctttaattattaaagcacttttgtcttttgtaataattaaagttgtgcaattatgtaaaagataggggtcctgtcctatctTCTCACGAATCCTCCTCTATATAAAGGATTCTCCCCTTGCTTGTAAGATAtagaagtttgaaagaaataaaactcgTGTTTTTCTTACAACATGAATCCCTAAAACTCttctctctctgcaaatgaagtcctaagaaagaaaaagaataaagaattaaatttgttcattttgaaaacctaaggaagtatgctctgcacttgccttttctaaggatcctgtgcatcagaaaacttttgatcatttcttatctggtttggtaccctgttttagactaaaggaaagtctgttttgggttgtataacctgagaaaaatgttttaaaggtttttgattacagaggtatatcggctggaaacccgagcttgcggactactggtccaaagaacagttttaactgttgtagttctggtataacaacgccacgtacttcaCCAtaactggtatcagagcaactTGGGCCACGGGCCTAACTCAGCCTCAAAAGAGCTCTCGTAAGGTGAGGACTGCCTCAGCACTTATAAGTGAACACAGGAACCCAGCCTTGGGCGATGTGGGATTTCTGACTCCTTCATACTCTCCCTTTGGGCCCCCGaacaaggctctgataccaacttgGGCCACGGGCCTAACTCAGCCTCAAAAGAGCTCTCGTAAGGTGAGGACTGCCTCAGCACTTATAAGTGAACACAGGAACCCAGCCTTGGGCGATGTGGGATTTCTGACTCCTTCATACTCTCCCTTTGGGCCCCCGaacaaggctctgataccaacttgGGCCACGGGCCTAACTCAGCCTCAAAAGAGCTCTCGTAAGGTGAGGACTGCCTCAGCACTTATAAGTGAACACAGGAACCCAGCCTTGGGCGATGTGGGATTTCTGACTCCTTCATACTCTCCCTTTGGGCCCCCGaacaaggctctgataccaacttgGGCCACGGGCCTAACTCAGCCTCAAAAGAGCTCTCGTAAGGTGAGGACTGCCTCAGCACTTATAAGTGAACACAGGAACCCAGCCTTGGGCGATGTGGGATTTCTGACTCCTTCATACTCTCCCTTTGGGCCCCCGaacaaggctctgataccaacttgGGCCACGGGCCTAACTCAGCCTCAAAAGAGCTCTCGTAAGGTGAGGACTGCCTCAGCACTTATAAGTGAACACAGGAACCCAGCCTTGGGCGATGTGGGATTTCTGACTCCTTCATACTCTCCCTTTGGGCCCCCGaacaaggctctgataccaacttgGGCCACGGGCCTAACTCAGCCTCAAAAGAGCTCTCGTAAGGTGAGGACTGCCTCAGCACTTATAAGTGAACACAGGAACCCAGCCTTGGGCGATGTGGGATTTCTGACTCCTTCATACTCTCCCTTTGGGCCCCCGaacaaggctctgataccaacttgGGCCACGGGCCTAACTCAGCCTCAAAAGAGCTCTCGTAAGGTGAGGACTGCCTCAGCACTTATAAGTGAACACAGGAACCCAGCCTTGGGCGATGTGGGATTTCTGACTCCTTCATACTCTCCCTTTGGGCCCCCGaacaaggctctgataccaacttgGGCCACGGGCCTAACTCAGCCTCAAAAGAGCTCTCGTAAGGTGAGGACTGCCTCAGCACTTATAAGTGAACACAGGAACCCAGCCTTGGGCGATGTGGGATTTCTGACTCCTTCATACTCTCCCTTTGGGCCCCCGaacaaggctctgataccaacttgGGCCACGGGCCTAACTCAGCCTCAAAAGAGCTCTCGTAAGGCGATGTGGGATTTCTGACTCCTTCATACTCTCCCTTTGGGCCCCCGAAcctggctctgataccaacttgGGCCACGGGCCTAACTCAGCCTCAAAAGAGCTCTCGTAAGGTGAGGACTGCCTCAGCACTTATAAGTGAACACAGGAACCCAGCCTTGGGCGATGTGGGATTTCTGACTCCTTCATGCTCTCGTAAGGTGAGGACTGCCTCAGCACTTATAAGTGAACACAGGAACCCAGCCTTGGGCGATGTGGGATTTCTGACTCCTTCATACTCTCCCTTTGGGCCCCCGaacaaggctctgataccagttaTGGtgaagtacgtggcgttgttataccagaactacaacagttaaaactgttctttggaccagtagtccgcaagctcgggtttccagccgatatacctctgtaatcaaaaacctttaaaacatttttctcaggttatacaacccaaaacagactttcctttagtctaaaacagggtaccaaaccagataagaaatgatcaaaagttttctgatgcacaggatccttagaaaaggcaagtgcagagcatacttaaGGTGAGGACTGCCTCAGCACTTATAAGTGAACACAGGAACCCAGCCTTGGGCGATGTGGGATTTCTGACTCCTTCATACTCTCCCTTTGGGCCCCCGAACAAGGCTCTGACACCCTCATGGTGTTAGCAGAATCTGACCAGATCCCGACAATCATCCAGATTCCCCGACAAATTCCCCGTCATGAGCTCAtcaagcttatgcctcttgaatggatctccaactatgaacagttccacaacaatacagctccaattcagaccTCTGAAGGCATGTTTGAAAGACGACATGATGGAACAGTcagaatgacttttaaaccacctcccagtgctccacaagagcctcctaggctctcctttacctattcttcaatgatcacagcTGTTCAGACAGCGCAGGAAGATCTGCCCATTACAGGGTTTAATTCTCAAGGCTACCCTGTTTATCCAGCCAAACACAATggccatttcctatgggatgcccctggttccggcatgtgtgacccaaattgtccctgctgggatgattgggaagaagACGATGATTATGCAcccacaaggaaaaagaaacccaaaaagaaaaaccctCCTGTCCCATGTCACCACTATGACCCTAAACCACCATCagatcctccacctccaccggctccattacccatctaccgAAAAGAACTCACATGGATTGCAAAGCATTGCAAATCTGAGATTCCATCACCAATCTCAAATCCCACACCACCActggcttgtatgatgttCTCATCTACTTCATCCGACTATTCTTcctcttttccttctttagACACCCACACAGATTCTCAACGAAATGTTGTGTCCAAACCCTTTGTCCCTTCACCAATTACCTCATCTGGCCACCTAGAACCtcccaaaccttttgaatcagtcctcaactggcaaacccaaaacGCTAGAgcacagaatgatactttggTCAATATCAATTCCAAAGTTGAGAAAATCAGTTTACGAACTGAACAGCTTGAGACAAAGGTTGACTCCATCTCTGCACAGATGCAGCagatccaccaaaatctccaGTCCAGAATTGGCCAACTCGATTCAGAGTTACGAGCCATGCTAGCCCACAGATACAATGGTCccgaatttgaccaaaa
This window of the Citrus sinensis cultivar Valencia sweet orange chromosome 8, DVS_A1.0, whole genome shotgun sequence genome carries:
- the LOC127899292 gene encoding vegetative cell wall protein gp1-like, translating into MADGVGIMRRSCCGPKEGQAYGQGCKFRTVVAVSFSTMGWGRTIQVGSRDNPLPPPPKPKPKPRPQPRPPPLHPSSLTIPGQPSPTFTPTSPPAPLSVPAQSKDKEPMNQFTAHAVIHSSTEDQTSDSNLAVSDSHTETDSESSASTSDSEKSYADITKILMAQPDQGQTSHTEPYVDIPSEVEDEMPESSATNQPSPAQPNPPSQKSSNEDDDYAPTRKKKPKKKNPPVPCHHYDPKPPSDPPPPPAPLPIYRKELTWIAKHCKSEIPSPISNPTPPLACMMFSSTSSDYSSSFPSLDTHTDSQRNVVSKPFVPSPITSSGHLEPPKPFESVLNWQTQNARAQNDTLVNINSKVEKISLRTEQLETKVDSISAQMQQIHQNLQSRIGQLDSELRAMLAHRYNGPEFDQKEREIRRLKAELAQIESEKQSHTHP